From the Lolium rigidum isolate FL_2022 chromosome 2, APGP_CSIRO_Lrig_0.1, whole genome shotgun sequence genome, one window contains:
- the LOC124690054 gene encoding auxin-responsive protein SAUR50-like translates to MKEGGERKNILAKTLKKCRSLGHRRQPAASCAGRGSAPQSPSPRAADHVPAGCFAVLVGPEKERFAVRARCANHPLFRALLDEAETEYGFAGCDGPLELPCAVDDFMEVMWEMEQGDGAAPPSCTIFAGRGYHNQQKHGYHMMSPGTFLVAGRS, encoded by the coding sequence ATGAAAGAAGGAGGCGAGAGGAAGAACATTTTGGCCAAGACGCTCAAAAAGTGCCGGTCTCTGGGCCACCGGAGGCAGCCGGCAGCCTCCTGCGCTGGCCGCGGCAGCGCCCCGCAGTCGCCGTCGCCGCGCGCGGCCGATCACGTGCCGGCGGGGTGCTTCGCCGTGctggtggggccggagaaggagcGGTTCGCCGTGCGCGCCAGGTGCGCCAACCACCCCCTCTTCCGAGCACTGCTGGACGAGGCCGAGACGGAGTACGGCTTCGCCGGCTGCGACGGCCCGCTCGAGCTGCCCTGCGCCGTCGACGACTTCATGGAGGTCATGTGGGAGATGGAGCAGGGGGACGGCGCCGCGCCGCCCAGCTGCACTATCTTCGCCGGCAGGGGCTACCACAACCAGCAGAAGCACGGCTACCACATGATGAGCCCGGGCACGTTCCTGGTCGCCGGCCGCTCGTGA